The Ictidomys tridecemlineatus isolate mIctTri1 chromosome 6, mIctTri1.hap1, whole genome shotgun sequence genome includes a region encoding these proteins:
- the LOC101976335 gene encoding uncharacterized protein LOC101976335, with protein sequence MESSESKRISKKKILQLLSPFCSCAREQSQVKQESPEVGRNLWKANRASREENDIFREDNKSLWRENKALRGESEAFRRDNKLIRERNQLLQEENQVLWELKKTTLEKQKLSRENVKALNTQRKSSRQQKRAREAQLKALKQQQIAFQNEAKALDEEMRSLNQEIRALHHQKRAINMEEEALVKEGMALGKEEEALWKEERALRKENKALREEHSALEEEERALQEEALLLQSWYSFLQKREPNNPAGKKHNNKVEKKGNLKM encoded by the coding sequence ATGGAGAGCTCTGAATCAAAACGGATCAGTAAAAAGAAGATACTGCAGTTGCTTTCCCCTTTCTGCTCTTGTGCCCGAGAACAAAGTCAAGTCAAACAGGAATCTCCCGAAGTGGGAAGGAACCTCTGGAAAGCTAACCGCGCGTCCCGAGAGGAGAACGACATCTTCAGGGAGGACAACAAGTCCCTGTGGAGAGAGAACAAAGCTCTCAGGGGGGAGAGCGAAGCCTTCCGCAGGGACAACAAGTTGATCCGGGAAAGGAACCAGCTCCTGCAGGAGGAAAACCAGGTCCTCTGGGAGCTGAAAAAGACCACTCTGGAGAAACAGAAGTTATCTAGAGAGAATGTCAAGGCCTTGAACACGCAGAGAAAATCCAGTCGGCAACAGAAACGAGCCCGCGAGGCCCAGCTCAAGGCCCTCAAGCAGCAGCAGATCGCCTTCCAGAACGAGGCCAAGGCTCTGgacgaggaaatgaggtctctgAACCAGGAGATCAGGGCCCTGCACCACCAGAAGAGAGCCATCAACATGGAGGAAGAGGCCCTGGTGAAGGAGGGCATGGcgctggggaaggaggaagaggcccTGTGGAAGGAGGAGCGGGCCCTGCGGAAGGAGAACAAGGCTCTGAGAGAGGAGCACAGCGCCcttgaggaggaggagagagcccTGCAGGAGGAGGCTCTGCTCCTCCAGTCCTGGTACAGCTTTCTTCAGAAAAGGGAGCCCAACAATCCTGCTGGGAAAAAGCACAATAATAAAGTAGAGAAGAAGGGGAACTTAAAGATGTGA